The following are from one region of the Pelagibius sp. CAU 1746 genome:
- a CDS encoding cysteine hydrolase — MKNGNHDHQDGGRGAFMDRRAFVTAGAAGVAGAAGLAAAAASGGLAASEADAADLSAYAPPADPALPSSTMALEKGRAALLVVDPQIDFLSPDGVTWGVVGESVTEHNVVENIARLFRAAKAAGMPVVVSPHYYYPHDHRWQFEGALEKVMHSIGMFDRPGPLDTKGLEGSGADFMAEYKDYIFDGKTIIASPHKIYGPQQNDAGLQLRKLKVEQIVLAGMSANLCVESHMRDFIEQGFEVAVVQDATAGAKVPEGDGYLAALINFRMMANAVWATDEAEERIRALTV, encoded by the coding sequence ATGAAAAACGGTAATCATGACCATCAGGACGGCGGCCGAGGCGCGTTCATGGACCGCCGAGCCTTCGTTACCGCCGGCGCCGCCGGCGTTGCGGGGGCGGCGGGCCTCGCGGCGGCCGCGGCCAGCGGCGGCCTTGCGGCGTCGGAAGCCGACGCGGCAGACCTGAGCGCCTATGCGCCGCCGGCCGATCCCGCTCTGCCGTCCTCTACGATGGCGCTGGAGAAGGGGCGCGCCGCCTTGCTGGTCGTCGATCCGCAGATCGATTTCCTCAGTCCCGACGGCGTGACCTGGGGCGTGGTCGGTGAGAGCGTCACCGAGCACAATGTGGTGGAGAACATCGCCCGCCTGTTCCGCGCCGCCAAGGCCGCCGGCATGCCGGTGGTCGTCTCTCCCCACTACTACTACCCGCACGACCATCGCTGGCAGTTCGAGGGCGCCTTGGAAAAGGTGATGCACTCGATCGGCATGTTCGACCGTCCGGGCCCGCTGGACACGAAGGGCCTCGAGGGCTCGGGCGCGGATTTCATGGCCGAGTACAAGGACTACATCTTCGACGGCAAGACCATCATCGCCTCGCCGCACAAGATCTACGGTCCCCAGCAGAACGACGCCGGACTCCAGCTCCGCAAGCTCAAGGTCGAGCAGATCGTTCTCGCCGGCATGTCCGCCAATCTCTGCGTCGAAAGCCACATGCGCGACTTCATCGAGCAGGGATTCGAGGTCGCGGTGGTGCAGGATGCGACCGCCGGTGCGAAGGTGCCCGAGGGCGATGGCTATCTCGCCGCTCTCATCAACTTCCGCATGATGGCGAACGCCGTCTGGGCGACCGATGAGGCTGAGGAACGCATTCGCGCGCTCACCGTCTGA
- a CDS encoding nuclear transport factor 2 family protein, giving the protein MTRPPLPPFDKDSAAVKVRAAEDAWNSRDPIKVAAAYTADTDWRNRNEFLNGRAEVEAFLARKWRAEREYRLIKELWSFDAARIAVRFAYEALGPDGQWFRAYGNENWEFAPDGLMAVRRASINDLRICEGDRLFHWPLGPRPADHPGLSELGL; this is encoded by the coding sequence ATGACCCGTCCACCCCTTCCTCCCTTCGACAAGGATTCTGCCGCCGTGAAGGTTCGCGCCGCCGAGGACGCCTGGAACAGCCGGGACCCCATCAAGGTCGCCGCCGCCTACACGGCGGATACGGATTGGCGGAACCGCAACGAGTTCCTGAACGGGCGCGCCGAGGTCGAAGCTTTCCTGGCCCGCAAATGGCGGGCCGAACGCGAATACCGGCTCATCAAGGAACTGTGGAGCTTCGACGCCGCGCGCATCGCAGTGCGCTTCGCCTACGAGGCGCTGGGTCCCGACGGACAGTGGTTCCGGGCCTATGGCAACGAGAACTGGGAGTTCGCTCCCGACGGACTGATGGCCGTGCGCCGGGCTTCGATCAACGACCTGCGGATCTGCGAGGGCGACCGCCTTTTCCACTGGCCGCTGGGACCCAGGCCGGCGGATCACCCGGGTTTGTCCGAACTGGGGCTGTAA
- a CDS encoding peroxiredoxin has translation MIGRKLPPVTFRTRVRDESIEGPNPFRWENKTTDDYFKGKKVVLFSLPGAFTPTCSTYQLPDFDKMAEDFRAKGIDEIYCLSVNDAFVMNAWGKQQGLENIKLIPDGSGEFTRKMGMLVCKDNLGFGMRSWRYAAVIDDGVVKAWFEEPGFSDNCETDPYGESSPQNVYEKLTDEVLGEKSEAA, from the coding sequence ATGATCGGCCGAAAACTTCCCCCCGTGACCTTCCGGACCCGCGTCCGCGACGAGTCCATCGAGGGCCCGAACCCCTTCCGCTGGGAAAACAAGACCACCGACGACTACTTCAAGGGCAAGAAGGTCGTGCTCTTCTCCCTGCCCGGCGCCTTCACGCCGACCTGCTCCACCTACCAGCTGCCGGACTTCGACAAGATGGCCGAAGACTTCCGGGCCAAGGGCATCGACGAGATCTACTGCCTCTCGGTCAACGACGCCTTCGTGATGAACGCCTGGGGCAAGCAGCAGGGCCTGGAGAACATCAAGCTCATCCCCGACGGCTCCGGCGAGTTCACCCGCAAGATGGGCATGCTGGTCTGCAAGGATAACCTGGGCTTCGGCATGCGCTCCTGGCGCTACGCCGCGGTGATCGATGACGGCGTGGTCAAGGCCTGGTTCGAGGAGCCCGGCTTCTCCGACAACTGCGAGACCGACCCCTACGGCGAGTCCTCGCCGCAGAACGTTTACGAGAAGCTCACCGACGAGGTTCTCGGCGAGAAGTCCGAAGCCGCGTAA